The proteins below come from a single Lineus longissimus chromosome 5, tnLinLong1.2, whole genome shotgun sequence genomic window:
- the LOC135488775 gene encoding SIN3-HDAC complex-associated factor-like: MFSFHKPKIYRSIHGCCICRAKSSSSRFTDSRKYETDFFQCFKITEGRSGEICNACVLLVKRWKKLPVGSNRNWHHVVDARAGPGTKSIIKIKSKADSMQKKIKKHKHKHRRKHSQGTGLNGFSRRCSEEIVYDPELHIRRTRSSAYQPPSPTFSDLSDDSNELPAGRRSAHKFSSFLDLSYWKKTQICCGIIFKGPNGEVVVDPSLFKPCNACKKPSGKSSPDRNSDGESNASNESEKHEMYNSTLKYDSEKLDDQDVDEHLFDDDAIDDDDIIDDDEEEEDDVVDEGVDLRCREMMDT, encoded by the exons ATGTTCAGTTTTCACAAACCGAAGATCTATCGGAGTATACACGGCTGTTGTATATGCCGTGCTAAGTCATCAAGCTCAAGATTCACGGACAGCCGAAAGTATGAGACAGACTTTTTTCAGTGCTTCAAAATCACAGAAGGACGCTCAGGGGAAATTTGCAATGCTTGTGTACTATTAGTGAAAAGGTGGAAGAAGCTGCCGGTGGGCTCCAATAGGAATTGGCATCAT GTTGTGGACGCCAGGGCAGGCCCAGGGACCAAGtccatcatcaaaatcaagagcAAAGCTGACAGTATGCAGAAGAAGATCAAGAAACATAAGCATAAGCATCGGAGGAAACACTCACAGGGCACAGGCTTAAATGGTTTCTCAAGAAGATGCTCAGAGGAGATTGTCTATG ATCCTGAACTCCATATACGACGGACAAGATCCTCAGCTTACCAACCCCCCAGTCCTACATTCAGTGACCTATCAGACGATTCCAATGAGCTTCCAGCCGGGAGGCGGTCAGCGCACAAGTTCAGTTCATTCCTTGACTTATCATATTGGAAAAA GACACAGATCTGCTGTGGAATAATCTTCAAGGGTCCAAATGGTGAAGTCGTAGTCGACCCAAGCCTCTTCAAGCCGTGCAATGCCTGTAAGAAACCCTCAGGAAAGTCGTCACCTGACCGAAACAGTGACGGTGAGAGTAACGCGAGTAACGAGTCAGAAAAACACGAAATGTACAATTCCACCCTCAAATATGACAGCGAAAAGTTGGATGATCAAGACGTTGATGAACATTTGTTTGACGATGACGccattgatgacgatgacatcatTGATGACGACGAGGAAGAAGAGGACGATGTTGTCGACGAGGGCGTGGATTTACGGTGTCGAGAAATGATGGACACTTGA